One segment of Plasmodium vinckei vinckei genome assembly, chromosome: PVVCY_04 DNA contains the following:
- a CDS encoding AP endonuclease (DNA-[apurinic or apyrimidinic site] lyase), putative: protein MNIKEFRILFLFNKKYSCLSKIKLKEFHINYWDKYKRELKTMENLQNAKKRQNTYCDGVENFDINKKTRLILLNNETKLNRSVTTANIGDINTKENLLKTFKTCNNFNSGLENDTPKEFQTQQDNIGFAKISKEENEVKTECEIKTEIQDTKTEVGLEESGRENGTTLIKEENGEKISDTVLNDVKKNESPEQVSQNVNVIVTWNMNSITVRYKNKDKWKKFIKFINQINADVLCFQEVRLPALNIPKKEEVKVEDNKTYGGKKNEKNVDEERDRGSVKNTDQKSLLDYNIVEDILKKDFKEYNAYFSLANIKYSGQLVLVKKSIKVKSVRYNLLFDTNPNIHNEEGRIILLEFSNFYLLSTYSPNNGFDTVKFKRRRLFDERMKEFVLLMKNENKNLIWTGDLNIAPEDIDLSHPVEFRKMKKGNVPKEYIGQPGCTDAERKNFKTILKNGDLVDSYRYFENYKIKNDPTYKKKTNINDNIYTWRCPFLIGKSCNRAMRIDHFIVSKSLLDKIENIEIHGYSVSHTNFYGSDHCPVILNMKK from the coding sequence atgaatataaaagagTTTcggattttatttttatttaataaaaaatatagttgTTTGtcgaaaataaaattaaaagaatttcacataaattattgggataaatataaaagagaattaaaaacaatggaaaatttacaaaatgcaaaaaaaagacaaaataCTTATTGTGATGGAgttgaaaattttgatataaataaaaagactAGATTAATTTTACttaataatgaaacaaaattaaataggAGTGTCACAACTGCTAACATTGGAGATATTAATACTAAGGAAAACCTTTTAAAAACTTTTAAAACAtgcaataattttaattcagGTTTGGAAAATGACACACCAAAGGAATTCCAAACTCAGCAAGACAACATAGGTTTTGCTAAAATTTCAaaggaagaaaatgaagTCAAAACGGAGTGTGAAATAAAGACTGAAATCCAAGATACAAAGACCGAAGTTGGTTTGGAAGAAAGTGGTAGGGAAAATGGAACTACCCTGATAAAAGAGGAAAATggggaaaaaataagtgATACCGTTTTAAATGatgtcaaaaaaaatgaatcacCTGAACAAGTCAGTCAAAATGTAAATGTAATAGTAACTTGGAATATGAATAGCATAACAGTGAGATATAAGAATAAAgataaatggaaaaaatttataaaatttattaaccAAATAAATGCAGATGTTTTATGTTTTCAAGAAGTTCGTTTACCTGCTTTAAATATTCCAAAAAAGGAAGAAGTAAAAGTAgaagataataaaacatatggtggaaaaaaaaatgaaaaaaatgttgatGAAGAAAGAGATAGAGGATCtgtaaaaaatacagaTCAAAAAAGTTTGTTAgattataatattgttgaagatatattaaagaaagattttaaagaatataatgcatatttCAGTTTagcaaatataaaatatagtgGTCAATTAGTGTtagttaaaaaaagtataaaagTTAAATCGGTACGATATaatcttttatttgataCAAATcctaatatacataatgaAGAAGGCCGAATAATATTACTTGAGTTTTCaaacttttatttattatctaCATACTCACCAAATAATGGATTTGATACagtaaaatttaaaagaagAAGATTATTTGATGAAAGAATGAAAGagtttgttttattaatgaagaatgaaaataaaaatttaatttggACAGGAGATTTAAATATTGCACCTGAAGATATAGATTTATCACATCCTGTTGAATttagaaaaatgaaaaaaggaaatgtTCCTAAAGAATATATTGGACAACCTGGTTGTACCGATGCAGAAcgaaaaaattttaaaacaattttaaaaaatggtgATTTAGTAGATTCATATagatattttgaaaattataaaataaaaaatgatccaacatataaaaaaaaaacaaatattaatgataatatttatacatggCGATGCCCATTTCTTATTGGCAAATCATGTAACAGGGCAATGAGAATAGACCATTTCATTGTTTCTAAGAGTTTACttgataaaattgaaaatatagagATACATGGGTATAGTGTTTCCCACACTAATTTTTATGGATCCGATCATTGCCCTGTTATTCTAAATATGAAGAAGTGA
- a CDS encoding ubiquitin-conjugating enzyme E2, putative: protein MGEVIVPRSFRLLDELERGQKGNVSEGVSFGLESADDITLSNWSCTIFGQPGTVFENRIYSLNVFCGDSYPDVPPTVKFDTKIEMTCVDGSGNVMKSHLHILKNWNRNYTIETILIALRQEMLSSANKRLPQPNEGESY, encoded by the exons ATGGGAgag GTAATTGTACCAAGAAGTTTTAGATTACTTGATGAGTTGGAAAGAGGACAGAAAGGGAATGTTAGTGAAGGTGTATCTTTTGGATTAGAAAGTGCAGATGACATTACTTTATCAAATTGGTCATGCACTATATTTGGACAACCAGGAACTGTTTTTGAAAACCGTATTTATTCACTAAATGTTTTTTGTGGGGATAGTTATCCCGATGTTCCTCCAACTGTTAAATTTGACACCAAAATAGAAATGACCTGTGTAGATGGATCTGGAAAT GTCATGAAGAGCCACCTccacattttaaaaaactgGAACCGAAATTACACAATCGAAACAATATTAATTGCATTAAGACAGGAAATGCTTTCAAGCGCTAACAAGCGTTTACCTCAACCAAATGAAGGAGAATCATATTAA
- a CDS encoding P-loop containing nucleoside triphosphate hydrolase, putative gives MRVFINNINTYSGSCLCKTLDNIENEKCEIYGTVISQNESNEEDMYMYNYNNVKKIVSKTNKDKLLKYIVMSNLCIFDMHNTCIDEIEYIIRKLRNEEIKNKITFILISSIMTWNKTKRKFFKKKVEENGEGKTGENAEEKGEENDTVLKTQTSDQTNSIDDFEKNNIDKYRYIPEIFSEKDYLKRIPSSDYKELKTIETLILSLNSVKNINTYVVASGILYGNGENVFFPIFKNAWFSKDNQIIDKGDNFIPIIHVKGLCEYVKNVFLYKPKIKYLIAVDQEYVTQKDIIKSVANYMSGNNNYLSVSSYDSIFIKDSDKLCINLRFQCTQFWNPNQINTTDEEKKDSSEKDENESDKNGNSEVDSDENEDDENEESSKHDESSEHDENSEYSEHSEGDEHEEDEKHEEGESCVKFHCQDGFTKNISILLTEFCEYRNLKSLKIIILGPPGVGKSFIAKKVCEHYNLKMCSIQILLDECKKNNYNFPEYYKNSLNNIEKSDKLNLNDLSLIFYKKLKSNECKFRGYVLDSFPRNYDEAKIFFESYSASNVVTSSNGLTISENEEMNKKDKKKNEKQGTNDGSEGDEGSGEETENEVNDESKEDEQSNSSSKKTSSQSGTSENEDTSESEDESENEDESENEDESNESPKKGKKRDTKNDSEKNKECLYNDGKNIQPINNTILPEFVIILKSNEDLCRNRMMNLPKEEIIKGHNDEKGFERRYNKYVEENCRNDYLEFDKKNTIEDYFIENEIEVLNININEKSILDDILTNIYIYIEKNKKFYNFLPSTDEILKNKLHEQEIKLLNEKENLQKTEDNIANEELNKNDELIKAEKKRQQLLMEYQQQYIHNQSLPLRFYLIKNILPILTDALIYICKTKPKNPCLHIAEYLLENAHKYNVDENILPLIPPKKNEDQEDSPNDHPKETNIQ, from the coding sequence ATGAgagtttttattaataatataaatacatacaGTGGAAGCTGTTTATGTAAGACACTAGACAATAtcgaaaatgaaaaatgtgAAATATATGGTACAGTGATAAGTCAAAATGAATCGAATGAGGAAGATATGTACatgtataattataataatgtaaaaaaaatagtgtcAAAAACtaataaagataaattactaaaatatatagtcATGTCcaatttatgtatatttgaTATGCACAATACATGTATAGATGAAatagaatatattataagaaaattaagaaatgaagaaataaaaaataaaattacttttattcttatttCGTCTATTATGACTTggaataaaacaaaaagaaaatttttcaaaaaaaaagttgaaGAAAATGGTGAGGGAAAAACTGGAGAAAACGCTGAAGAAAAGGGTGAAGAAAACGACACTGTTTTAAAAACCCAAACAAGTGACCAAACAAATTCTATTGatgattttgaaaaaaataacatagacaaatatagatatattcCCGAAATTTTTAGTGAAAaggattatttaaaaagaataCCATCATCTGAttataaagaattaaaaacaatTGAAACTCTTATTTTATCGTTAAATTctgttaaaaatataaacacaTATGTTGTTGCTTCAGGAATATTATATGGTAATGgagaaaatgttttttttccaatttttaaaaatgcatGGTTTAGTAAGGATAATCAAATAATTGACAAGGGAGATAATTTTATTCCTATTATTCATGTAAAAGGATTGTGTGAAtatgttaaaaatgtttttttatataagcctaaaataaaatatcttATAGCAGTTGATCAAGAATATGTTACACAAaaagatattataaaatctGTTGCTAATTATATGTCtggtaataataattatttatctGTATCATCTTATgattctatttttattaaggACTCTGATAAGTTATGTATCAACTTGAGATTTCAGTGCACCCAGTTTTGGAACCccaatcaaataaatacgACTGACgaggaaaaaaaagacagtTCCGAAAaggatgaaaatgaaagtGATAAGAATGGAAACAGTGAAGTTGACAGTGACGAGAATGAAGAcgatgaaaatgaagagAGTAGTAAACATGATGAAAGTAGTGAGCatgatgaaaatagtgAGTATAGCGAGCATAGCGAAGGTGATGAACATGAAGAAGATGAGAAGCATGAGGAAGGAGAATCGTGTGTTAAGTTTCATTGCCAAGATggatttacaaaaaatatttcaattttattgaCAGAGTTTTGTGAATATCGAAATCTTAAAtctttgaaaataataattttaggTCCCCCAGGGGTAGGTAAATCATTTATTGCTAAAAAAGTTTGTGaacattataatttaaaaatgtgttctattcaaatattattagatgaatgcaaaaaaaataattataattttccggaatattataaaaatagtttaaaCAATATTGAAAAGTCGGACAAGCTAAACCTAAATGATCTTTcactaatattttataaaaaattaaaaagtaatGAATGTAAATTTAGAGGTTATGTTTTAGATTCATTTCCTAGAAATTATGATGaagcaaaaatattttttgaaagtTATTCCGCTTCAAATGTAGTGACCAGTTCAAACGGCCTTACTATTTcagaaaatgaagaaatgaataaaaaggataaaaaaaaaaatgaaaaacaaGGGACTAATGATGGATCAGAAGGTGACGAAGGGAGTGGAGAAGAAACAGAAAATGAAGTGAATGATGAAAGTAAAGAAGATGAACAAAGTAACTCTAGtagtaaaaaaacatcGAGCCAATCAGGTACATCAGAAAATGAAGATACATCAGAAAGTGAGGATGAATCAGAAAATGAAGACGAATCAGAGAATGAAGATGAATCAAATGAAAGCCCAAAAAAGGGTAAAAAAAGGGATACCAAAAATgatagtgaaaaaaataaagaatgtttatataatgatggaaaaaatatacaaccAATTAATAACACTATACTTCCTGAATTTgtcataattttaaaatcaaATGAAGATCTTTGTAGAAATCGAATGATGAATTTACCAAAGGAAGAAATTATCAAAGGGCATAATGATGAAAAGGGTTTTGAAAGacgatataataaatatgtagaaGAAAATTGTAGAAATGATTATTTAGagtttgataaaaaaaatacaattgaagattattttatagaaaatgaaatagaagttttaaatattaatataaatgaaaaatcaaTTCTTGatgatatattaacaaatatatacatatatattgaaaaaaataaaaaattttataattttttaccaTCTACTGatgaaattttaaaaaataaattacatgaacaagaaataaaattattaaatgaaaaagaaaatttacaaaaaactGAAGATAATATTGCTAATgaagaattaaataaaaatgatgaattaataaaagctgaaaaaaaaagacaacaATTACTTATGGAATATCAGCaacaatatatacataaccAATCATTACCTTTAcgattttatttaattaaaaatattttgccAATTTTAACTGAtgcattaatatatatttgtaaaacaAAACCAAAAAATCCATGCTTACACATAGCAGAATATTTATTGGAAAATGcccataaatataatgtcgatgaaaatattttacctTTGATACCccccaaaaaaaatgaagatcAAGAAGATTCTCCAAATGACCATCCCAAAGAAACAAACATTCAGTAG